A single genomic interval of Oncorhynchus mykiss isolate Arlee chromosome 13, USDA_OmykA_1.1, whole genome shotgun sequence harbors:
- the LOC118938495 gene encoding gastrula zinc finger protein XlCGF17.1-like: MSSLNYSPPVKEDEVCWTEKEGLCVTLEEEEEVGDLFNTRERRDYRGSSGEPQQPCDADKAEKSLSRSEHLKKHLQRSTGKRTHCCSDCGKSFTSSGIKIHQRVHTGEKPYSCNQCGKSFVQSGSLTLHQITHTGEKPYSCDQCGKSFVQSGQLTLHQRTHTGDKPYSCDQCGNSFTASSYLTSHQRTHTGEKPFSCAQCGKSFTASSSRTSHQRTHTGEKPYSCAQCGKSFTTSSYLTPHQRTHTGEKPYSCDQCGKNFSTSCYLTSHQRTHTGEKPYSCNQCGKSFTRSGYLTLHQRTHT; this comes from the exons ATGAGCTCCCTAAACTACTCTCCTCCTGTTAAAGAAGatgaggtctgctggacggagaaagagggTCTGTG tgtcacattggaggaagaagaggaggttggtgatctgtttaacACCA gagagagacgggactaccgtggatcctctggggagcctcaacaaccttGTGATGCTGacaaggcagagaagagtctctctaGATCAGAACACCTCAAAAAACACCTGCAGAGATCCACAGGGAAGAgaactcactgctgctctgactgtgggaagagtttcacctcatcaggcattaaaattcatcagcgagtccacacaggagagaaaccttatagctgtaatcaatgtgggaagagttttgttcaatCTGGCTCTCTGACTTTACACcagataacacacacaggagagaaaccttatagctgtgatcaatgcgggaagagttttgttcaatCTGGCCAGCTGActttacaccagagaacacacacaggagataaaccttatagctgtgatcaatgtgggaataGTTTTACTGCATCTAGCTATCTGacttcacaccagagaacacacacaggagagaaaccttttagctgtgctcaatgtgggaagagttttactgcGTCTAGCTCTCGGacttcacaccagagaacacacacaggagagaaaccttatagctgtgctcaatgtgggaagagttttactacatctagctatCTGACtccacaccagagaacacacacaggagagaaaccttatagctgtgatcaatgtgggaagaattTTTCTACATCTTGCTATCTGacttcacaccagagaacacacacaggagagaaaccttatagctgtaatcaatgtgggaagagttttactagaTCTGGCTATCTGActttacaccagagaacacacacataa